A single window of Pseudoduganella plicata DNA harbors:
- a CDS encoding pentapeptide repeat-containing protein has product MQVVDRTLGRDDVVALLAEGTPVFDGCDFDGADLSRLDLRGASFSNCSVAQTSFYAAGLGHSTWQRCRGREADFESADVTDARFHSCDLNNSSWRRAKLASVLFKGCKLTGASFEEAAHLGLTFEECLLIGADLRRMSLRKATLLELDLSDADLAGCDLRDTVFQGGSLRDANLKGARFDNADLREADLGGLTLADTRLFKGAWISPRQAAEIVAELGLRVG; this is encoded by the coding sequence ATGCAGGTTGTGGATCGGACCCTGGGCCGCGACGACGTCGTCGCCCTTCTAGCGGAGGGCACGCCAGTCTTTGACGGCTGCGACTTCGATGGCGCCGACCTGTCGCGCCTGGACCTGCGCGGCGCGTCCTTCAGCAATTGCAGCGTGGCGCAGACGTCGTTCTATGCGGCCGGCCTTGGCCACAGCACGTGGCAGCGCTGCCGCGGCCGCGAGGCGGACTTCGAATCGGCCGACGTGACGGACGCGCGCTTCCACAGCTGCGACCTGAACAACAGCAGCTGGCGGCGCGCCAAACTGGCTTCCGTCCTCTTCAAGGGATGCAAGCTGACGGGCGCCAGTTTCGAGGAAGCGGCCCACCTGGGGCTGACGTTCGAGGAGTGTCTGCTGATCGGCGCCGACCTGCGCCGCATGTCGTTGCGCAAAGCCACGCTGTTGGAGCTGGACCTGTCCGACGCGGACCTGGCCGGATGCGACCTGCGCGACACTGTCTTTCAGGGCGGCAGCCTGCGCGACGCCAACCTCAAGGGCGCGCGTTTCGACAACGCGGACCTGCGCGAAGCAGATCTGGGCGGACTGACACTGGCTGACACCAGATTGTTCAAAGGTGCATGGATCTCGCCGCGGCAGGCGGCGGAGATCGTCGCCGAGCTGGGATTGCGGGTGGGCTGA
- the murI gene encoding glutamate racemase: MTQPVHATSVDSPIGIFDSGIGGLSVLRHIHAQLPHEHLLYFADSGYAPYGGRSEEWLIARSLAVAGFLFGQGAKALVVACNTATVAAIKAIRAEWPGMPIVGVEPGLKPGAAATQSGKVGVLATDRTLRGEKLLQLRDQIAADTGAQFLLQPCVGLVDRIERGELGSVETAAMLEQFVVPLLEQGADTLVLGCTHYPFVEELIRQVVASHATGPVTLIDTGDAVARQLARLLEGAGLLRPAGTPRLRGYTTADPATLAAAFHGLLGLTPQVESVNVA, translated from the coding sequence ATGACGCAGCCTGTCCATGCCACGTCCGTCGACTCCCCGATCGGCATTTTCGATTCCGGCATCGGCGGGCTGTCAGTATTGCGCCATATCCACGCGCAACTGCCACACGAGCACTTGCTGTACTTCGCCGACTCCGGCTATGCACCGTACGGCGGCCGCAGCGAGGAGTGGCTCATTGCGCGTTCGCTGGCCGTGGCAGGATTCCTGTTCGGCCAGGGGGCCAAGGCGCTGGTTGTGGCCTGCAATACGGCGACGGTGGCCGCCATCAAGGCGATCCGCGCCGAGTGGCCCGGCATGCCGATCGTCGGCGTCGAACCGGGGTTGAAGCCTGGCGCGGCCGCCACGCAGTCCGGCAAGGTGGGCGTGCTCGCTACCGACCGCACGCTGCGCGGCGAAAAACTGCTGCAGCTGCGCGACCAGATCGCCGCCGACACGGGCGCGCAGTTTCTGCTGCAGCCGTGCGTCGGCCTGGTGGACCGGATCGAACGGGGCGAACTGGGGTCGGTGGAAACGGCGGCCATGCTGGAGCAGTTCGTCGTGCCGCTGCTGGAGCAGGGTGCCGACACGCTGGTGCTGGGCTGCACGCACTATCCGTTCGTGGAAGAGCTCATCCGGCAAGTCGTCGCCAGCCATGCAACGGGCCCCGTCACCCTGATCGACACGGGCGACGCCGTGGCCCGCCAGCTGGCGCGGCTGCTGGAAGGCGCGGGCCTGCTGCGCCCCGCCGGCACACCGCGCCTGCGCGGCTACACGACGGCCGACCCCGCCACGCTGGCCGCAGCGTTCCATGGCCTGCTGGGGCTGACGCCGCAAGTGGAGTCGGTCAACGTCGCCTGA
- a CDS encoding fumarate hydratase: MTIIKQDDLIESVAAALQYISYYHPADYIQHLARAYEAEQSPAAKDAIAQILTNSRMCAEGKRPICQDTGMVNVFLKIGMGVRFEGFRGTVTDAVNEGVRRAYNFADNKLRASIVADPHFERKNTKDNTPAVVHMELVEGNTVEVAVAAKGGGSENKTKFVMLNPSDSLVDWVIKTVPLMGAGWCPPGMLGIGIGGSAEKAMLLAKESLMEDIDMYELKQRGPQNKLEELRIELCDKINALGIGAQGLGGLTTVLDVKINMYPTHAASKPVAMIPNCAATRHAHFVLDGSGPAYIEPPKLSDWPSVSWAPDTEKSKRVDLNTLTKEEVASWTPGQTLLLNGKMLTGRDAAHKRIQDMLAKGEPLPVDFTNRVIYYVGPVDPVGDEVVGPAGPTTATRMDKFTDMMLEKTGLISMVGKAERGPTAIESIQKHKSAYLMAVGGAAYLVSKAIKHAKVVGFEDLGMEAIYEFDVVDMPVTVAVDSTGTSVHQTGPKEWSVKIESLKTAVPA, from the coding sequence ATGACCATCATCAAGCAAGACGACCTGATCGAATCCGTGGCGGCAGCGCTGCAATACATCAGCTACTACCATCCTGCCGACTATATCCAGCACCTGGCCCGTGCGTATGAAGCGGAACAGAGCCCGGCCGCCAAGGACGCGATCGCGCAGATCCTGACCAATTCGCGCATGTGCGCGGAAGGCAAGCGCCCGATCTGCCAGGACACGGGCATGGTCAACGTCTTCCTGAAAATCGGCATGGGCGTGCGCTTCGAGGGCTTCCGCGGCACGGTCACGGACGCCGTCAACGAAGGCGTGCGCCGCGCGTACAACTTCGCCGACAACAAGCTGCGCGCATCGATCGTGGCGGACCCGCACTTCGAGCGCAAGAACACGAAGGACAACACCCCGGCTGTCGTGCACATGGAACTGGTCGAGGGGAACACGGTGGAAGTGGCCGTGGCGGCCAAGGGCGGCGGATCGGAGAACAAGACCAAGTTCGTCATGCTGAACCCGTCCGACTCGCTGGTGGACTGGGTCATCAAGACCGTGCCGCTGATGGGCGCCGGCTGGTGCCCGCCGGGCATGCTGGGCATCGGCATCGGCGGCAGCGCCGAAAAGGCCATGCTGCTGGCAAAAGAGTCGCTGATGGAAGACATCGACATGTATGAGCTGAAGCAGCGCGGCCCGCAAAACAAGCTGGAAGAACTGCGCATCGAGCTGTGCGACAAGATCAACGCGCTGGGAATCGGCGCGCAGGGCCTGGGCGGCCTCACGACGGTGCTCGACGTGAAGATCAATATGTACCCGACGCACGCGGCATCGAAGCCCGTCGCGATGATCCCGAACTGCGCCGCCACGCGCCATGCGCACTTCGTGCTGGACGGCTCCGGCCCGGCGTACATCGAGCCGCCAAAGCTGTCCGACTGGCCGAGCGTCAGCTGGGCACCGGACACGGAAAAGTCCAAACGCGTCGACCTGAACACGCTGACGAAGGAAGAAGTGGCCTCCTGGACGCCGGGCCAGACCCTGCTCCTGAATGGCAAGATGCTGACGGGCCGCGATGCAGCGCACAAGCGCATCCAGGACATGCTGGCCAAGGGCGAGCCGCTGCCGGTGGACTTCACCAACCGCGTCATCTACTACGTCGGCCCGGTCGATCCGGTCGGCGACGAAGTGGTGGGCCCGGCCGGCCCGACGACGGCCACGCGCATGGACAAGTTCACCGACATGATGCTGGAGAAAACGGGCCTGATCTCGATGGTCGGCAAGGCCGAACGCGGTCCGACGGCGATCGAATCGATCCAGAAGCACAAGTCGGCTTACCTGATGGCCGTTGGCGGCGCCGCTTACTTGGTCTCGAAGGCGATCAAGCATGCGAAGGTGGTTGGCTTCGAGGACCTGGGCATGGAAGCGATCTACGAGTTCGACGTCGTCGACATGCCGGTCACGGTTGCCGTCGATTCGACGGGCACCTCGGTGCACCAGACGGGCCCGAAGGAATGGTCCGTCAAGATCGAATCGCTGAAGACCGCCGTTCCGGCCTGA
- a CDS encoding YqhA family protein, whose product MLDPNRPDRPNTPRLSPIASFIFMSRWLQLPLYLGLILAQCVYVFHFWVELKDLIGAAMGNQASLEHIFQAVAVPGAAMPTKLNETTIMLVVLGLIDVVMISNLLIMVIVGGYETFVSRMNLEGHPDQPEWLSHVNASVLKTKLATAIIGISSIHLLKTFINAEAYTPKVLIAQTVIHIAFLLSAIAIAYTDRLMSTTHNESKKH is encoded by the coding sequence ATGCTCGACCCCAATCGCCCCGACCGCCCGAACACCCCGCGCCTCAGCCCCATTGCTTCCTTCATTTTCATGTCGCGCTGGCTGCAATTGCCCCTGTACCTGGGCCTGATCCTGGCGCAATGCGTATACGTGTTCCATTTCTGGGTTGAGCTGAAGGACCTGATCGGCGCGGCGATGGGCAACCAGGCCTCGCTGGAGCACATCTTCCAGGCCGTGGCGGTGCCAGGCGCCGCCATGCCGACGAAACTGAACGAGACGACGATTATGCTGGTGGTACTGGGCCTGATCGATGTCGTCATGATTTCGAATCTGCTGATCATGGTCATCGTGGGCGGTTACGAGACGTTTGTCTCGCGCATGAACCTGGAGGGCCACCCGGACCAGCCGGAATGGCTGTCGCACGTGAACGCATCGGTGCTGAAGACGAAGCTGGCGACCGCGATCATCGGCATCTCGTCGATCCACCTGCTGAAAACGTTTATCAATGCCGAGGCCTACACGCCGAAAGTGTTGATCGCACAGACCGTCATACACATTGCCTTCCTGCTGTCCGCCATCGCCATCGCCTATACGGACCGCCTGATGTCGACGACGCACAACGAATCCAAGAAGCACTAA
- a CDS encoding acyltransferase family protein, protein MKEGDDKLRWVQALRGVAVLCVVLTHARYLLQNTDQFPLAQCLLYPGAMGVDLFFIISGFIMVYTTAGATGARAALLFGVKRFARIWPAYAVVTVLYLLLRRGGPEFFTDIDRIGAFIRSLLFIPVDPADPPFFGFAFPLGWTLAFEMYFYLVFGLCMLTGRLRWFTFCAWMLLTLVLLPMGRGGPSLNVRQQLEFSAPYLHLVTNPIVFEFLAGVAIGHLYRCAWFRVRSVQVAWLLVVCGIGFAAWYVFGNIGMFHGPREWGWPLALMVLLLALASKTVVLDPPAPLVWLGTVSYSMYLTHYLGQWLLVGYVSRWGIDTQTWAQVFLTVLCALPLAAVAHWLLEQKLSGAVRRMLTAGLRRVLPAPPQGAER, encoded by the coding sequence ATGAAAGAAGGGGACGACAAACTGCGCTGGGTGCAGGCGCTGCGCGGTGTCGCGGTGCTGTGCGTGGTACTGACGCACGCGCGCTACCTGCTGCAGAACACGGACCAGTTTCCGCTGGCGCAGTGCCTGTTGTATCCGGGCGCGATGGGCGTCGACCTGTTCTTCATCATCAGCGGCTTCATCATGGTGTATACGACGGCCGGGGCCACGGGCGCCCGCGCCGCGCTGCTGTTCGGCGTCAAGCGCTTCGCCCGCATCTGGCCCGCCTACGCCGTCGTCACGGTGCTGTACCTGCTGCTGCGCCGCGGCGGCCCTGAATTTTTTACCGACATCGACCGCATCGGCGCCTTCATCAGGTCCCTGCTGTTCATCCCCGTCGACCCTGCCGATCCGCCGTTCTTCGGCTTCGCCTTCCCGCTTGGCTGGACGCTGGCATTCGAGATGTATTTCTACCTCGTGTTCGGCCTGTGCATGCTGACGGGCCGGCTGCGCTGGTTCACGTTCTGTGCGTGGATGCTGCTCACGCTCGTGCTGCTGCCGATGGGCCGAGGTGGACCGTCGCTGAACGTGCGCCAGCAGCTCGAGTTCTCCGCACCGTACCTGCATCTGGTGACCAATCCGATCGTTTTCGAGTTCCTCGCCGGCGTGGCGATCGGCCACCTGTACCGGTGCGCCTGGTTCCGCGTGCGCAGCGTGCAAGTGGCGTGGCTGCTGGTCGTCTGCGGCATCGGCTTCGCGGCGTGGTACGTGTTCGGCAATATCGGCATGTTCCATGGGCCGCGCGAATGGGGCTGGCCGCTGGCCCTGATGGTGCTGCTGCTGGCGCTGGCCAGCAAGACGGTAGTGCTCGATCCTCCCGCGCCGCTGGTCTGGCTCGGCACCGTGTCGTACTCGATGTACCTGACGCATTACCTCGGCCAGTGGCTGCTCGTCGGGTACGTGTCGCGCTGGGGGATCGATACGCAGACCTGGGCGCAGGTCTTCCTGACCGTGCTGTGCGCGCTGCCGCTGGCCGCGGTGGCGCATTGGCTGCTGGAACAGAAGCTCAGCGGCGCGGTGCGGCGGATGCTGACGGCCGGCCTGCGGCGCGTGCTGCCGGCGCCACCCCAGGGCGCCGAACGCTGA
- the acs gene encoding acetate--CoA ligase translates to MTATAAQQGTEQQGPVESRVFAPPAQFTAQATVAGMEAYQALCDEAARDYEGFWARLARENLDWQTPFTRTLNEDEAPFYKWFDDGKLNASYNCLDRNLANGNADKTAIVFEADDGAVTRVTYRELHEKVGKFANGLKSLGIKKGDRVVIYMSMSVEGVAAMQACARIGATHSVVFGGFSAKSLQERIIDAGAVAVITADEQLRGGKQLPLKSIVDEALAMGGCDTIRNVIVYKRTGGNIDFVAGRDLWLSDLVEGQSADCEPEWVEAEHPLFILYTSGSTGTPKGVQHSTGGYLLWAALTMKWTFDIKPDDVYWCTADIGWVTGHTYIAYGPTAVGATQLIFEGIPTFPHAGRFWETIAKHKVSIFYTAPTAIRSLIKASDVDAKVHPKNFDLSSLRLLGTVGEPINPEAWMWYYRNVGQEKCPIVDTFWQTETGGHMITPLPGATPMVPGSCTLPLPGIMAAIVDESGADVPNGQGGILVVKRPWPSMIRTIWNNPERFRTSYFPDELGGKYYLAGDGAIRNKDTGYFTITGRIDDVLNVSGHRMGTMEIESALVANPLVAEAAVVGKPDDTTGESICAFVVLKQARPTGDEAKKLATELRNWVGKEIGPIAKPKEIRFGDNLPKTRSGKIMRRLLRVLAKGENITQDVSTLENPAILEQLKESA, encoded by the coding sequence ATGACCGCTACCGCAGCACAGCAAGGCACCGAACAACAAGGACCTGTCGAATCGCGCGTGTTCGCGCCACCCGCGCAGTTCACGGCCCAGGCCACCGTGGCCGGCATGGAGGCCTACCAGGCCCTGTGCGACGAAGCGGCACGCGATTACGAAGGCTTCTGGGCCCGCCTCGCACGCGAAAACCTCGACTGGCAGACGCCATTCACGCGTACGCTCAACGAAGACGAGGCGCCGTTCTACAAATGGTTCGACGACGGCAAACTGAATGCCTCGTACAACTGCCTGGACCGCAACCTCGCCAACGGCAATGCCGACAAGACCGCCATCGTCTTCGAGGCCGATGACGGCGCCGTCACGCGCGTCACGTATCGCGAGCTGCACGAAAAGGTCGGCAAGTTCGCCAACGGCCTGAAGTCGCTGGGCATCAAGAAGGGCGACCGCGTCGTCATCTACATGTCGATGTCGGTCGAAGGCGTGGCCGCGATGCAGGCCTGCGCGCGCATCGGCGCCACGCACTCCGTCGTGTTCGGCGGCTTCTCGGCCAAGAGCCTGCAGGAACGCATCATCGACGCGGGCGCCGTCGCCGTCATCACGGCCGACGAGCAGCTGCGCGGCGGCAAACAGCTGCCGCTGAAAAGCATCGTCGACGAAGCGCTGGCGATGGGCGGCTGCGACACGATCCGCAACGTCATCGTCTACAAGCGCACCGGCGGCAACATCGATTTCGTCGCAGGGCGCGACCTGTGGCTGTCCGACCTCGTCGAGGGCCAGAGCGCGGACTGCGAGCCGGAGTGGGTGGAGGCCGAGCACCCGCTGTTCATCCTGTACACGTCCGGCTCGACGGGCACGCCGAAGGGCGTGCAGCATTCGACCGGCGGCTACCTGCTGTGGGCCGCGCTGACGATGAAGTGGACGTTCGACATCAAGCCTGACGACGTCTACTGGTGCACGGCCGATATCGGCTGGGTCACCGGCCACACCTACATCGCCTACGGCCCGACCGCCGTTGGCGCCACGCAGCTGATCTTCGAAGGCATCCCCACGTTCCCGCACGCGGGCCGCTTCTGGGAGACCATCGCCAAGCACAAGGTATCGATCTTCTACACGGCGCCCACCGCGATCCGTTCGCTGATCAAGGCATCGGACGTGGACGCGAAAGTCCATCCGAAGAACTTCGACCTGTCGTCGCTGCGCCTCCTGGGCACCGTCGGCGAGCCGATCAATCCGGAAGCGTGGATGTGGTACTACCGGAACGTCGGCCAGGAAAAGTGCCCGATCGTCGACACGTTCTGGCAGACGGAAACGGGCGGCCACATGATCACGCCGCTGCCGGGCGCGACGCCCATGGTGCCAGGCTCCTGCACACTGCCGCTGCCGGGCATCATGGCGGCAATCGTCGACGAATCGGGCGCCGACGTACCGAACGGGCAGGGCGGCATCCTGGTGGTGAAGCGTCCATGGCCATCGATGATCCGCACGATCTGGAACAACCCGGAGCGCTTCCGCACCAGCTACTTCCCGGATGAACTGGGCGGCAAATACTACCTGGCCGGCGACGGCGCGATCCGCAACAAGGACACGGGCTACTTCACGATCACGGGCCGCATCGACGACGTGCTGAACGTCTCGGGCCACCGCATGGGCACGATGGAAATCGAATCCGCGCTGGTGGCGAATCCGCTGGTGGCGGAAGCGGCCGTCGTCGGCAAACCGGACGACACGACCGGCGAATCGATCTGCGCCTTCGTCGTGCTGAAACAGGCCCGCCCGACCGGCGACGAAGCGAAGAAGCTGGCAACGGAACTGCGCAACTGGGTCGGCAAGGAGATCGGTCCGATCGCCAAGCCAAAGGAAATCCGCTTCGGCGACAACCTGCCGAAGACCCGCTCCGGCAAGATCATGCGCCGCCTGCTGCGCGTGCTGGCCAAAGGCGAGAACATCACGCAGGACGTGTCGACGCTGGAGAATCCGGCGATTCTGGAACAGCTCAAGGAATCGGCATAA